A single Curtobacterium sp. MCSS17_015 DNA region contains:
- a CDS encoding molybdopterin molybdotransferase MoeA encodes MTVDLDEALRLVRTAGAAMALPVETVELGDADGRVLAADVVARTRLPVTDTSAMDGWAVAGRGPWHIDGFVRMGEPPGELSAGEARVVTTGGAVPTGTTAVLRSERGRARDGVLTDEPATVLVPGADVRRAGETVRVGAVVASKGARVTPAVVAASAATGTDAFEVVARPRVAVVLVGDEFVLRGVPAPGQVRDALGIALPDLLRNGGAVVVTVEHVADDPDALRRAIDRGGVDVVFTAAATGHGACDHLLGALEAASAHVVFRGVAMRPGHPTLLARRPDGVPVLGLPGNPFAAIVALTVLGLPLLAEALGTPAPRRRRRVAAEALDPGVGGVRVIPVSEEDDGVRAIRQGPSVVSGAVHADHLAFVPASGVAADGPLDVVDLPWRR; translated from the coding sequence GTGACGGTGGACCTCGACGAGGCTCTGCGTCTCGTGCGCACGGCCGGGGCCGCCATGGCACTGCCGGTGGAGACCGTCGAACTCGGCGACGCCGACGGGCGGGTCCTCGCTGCCGACGTCGTCGCGCGGACCCGGCTGCCCGTCACCGACACGTCCGCGATGGACGGCTGGGCGGTGGCCGGGCGCGGCCCGTGGCACATCGACGGGTTCGTCCGGATGGGCGAACCGCCCGGGGAGCTCTCGGCGGGGGAAGCCCGTGTCGTCACCACCGGCGGTGCCGTGCCGACGGGCACGACGGCGGTGCTCCGCTCAGAACGAGGCCGGGCACGTGACGGCGTGCTCACCGACGAGCCCGCGACGGTGCTGGTCCCGGGAGCCGACGTCCGCCGCGCCGGTGAGACGGTGCGGGTCGGCGCCGTGGTCGCATCCAAGGGAGCGCGGGTGACACCGGCGGTGGTCGCAGCATCGGCCGCCACCGGCACCGATGCGTTCGAGGTCGTCGCCCGACCACGAGTGGCCGTCGTGCTCGTCGGCGACGAGTTCGTCCTCCGAGGTGTCCCGGCGCCCGGGCAGGTCCGCGACGCTCTGGGGATCGCGCTGCCGGACCTGCTCCGGAATGGTGGTGCTGTCGTGGTCACCGTCGAGCACGTCGCCGACGACCCGGACGCGCTCCGGCGGGCGATCGACCGTGGTGGCGTCGACGTGGTCTTCACCGCCGCCGCCACGGGACACGGAGCCTGTGACCACCTGCTCGGCGCGTTGGAAGCGGCATCAGCCCATGTCGTCTTCCGCGGCGTCGCGATGCGTCCGGGACACCCCACGCTGCTCGCCCGGCGGCCGGACGGCGTCCCGGTCCTCGGCTTGCCGGGCAATCCGTTCGCCGCCATCGTGGCGCTGACCGTGCTCGGACTCCCGCTCCTCGCCGAGGCTCTGGGTACCCCTGCTCCGCGGCGACGACGCAGGGTCGCCGCCGAAGCGCTGGATCCCGGGGTCGGCGGTGTCCGGGTCATCCCGGTGTCGGAGGAGGACGACGGCGTGCGAGCGATCCGGCAGGGGCCATCGGTCGTCTCGGGAGCCGTCCATGCCGATCACCTGGCCTTCGTGCCGGCATCCGGCGTGGCGGCGGACGGGCCACTCGACGTCGTCGACCTCCCGTGGCGGCGGTGA
- a CDS encoding cation:proton antiporter produces MGLLVAFAVVLVIAVGISSIAKRTIVSTTVLFLVAGFVLGDGMTDIVHLTPDDALVNTISEVALFTVLFTDGQQIGVRQLRHAWRLPGRALLLGLPLTLGITAVLGIWLLGLDWASALLVAAVLAPTDPVFASAIVGREEIPQRTRSLLNVESGLNDGLALPLVLVFLAVAAGEHAEVGVLAVELLLGVVLGVAVPVAVRLLFALPFFRATPLYATLTPVAVGLLTFGLAQVLDANLYLAAFACGITIASIAPQTRDAFREFGELVSEVVKLLAILVFGTLISPSLLADVGVLGYVFAVLLLVLARPLAVEIALARSGLDRWERLTAAWFGPKGFASVLYGLLVLGSGVPDAERLFHVIVVAVVLSIIAHSSTDVPIADAFARRAARDSERARASGR; encoded by the coding sequence ATGGGCCTCCTGGTGGCGTTCGCGGTGGTGCTGGTCATCGCCGTGGGGATCTCGTCGATCGCGAAGCGGACGATCGTGTCGACGACCGTGTTGTTCCTCGTCGCGGGGTTCGTCCTGGGCGACGGCATGACCGACATCGTGCACCTGACACCGGACGACGCGCTGGTGAACACGATCTCCGAGGTCGCGCTGTTCACCGTGCTGTTCACGGACGGGCAGCAGATCGGCGTCCGGCAGCTGCGTCACGCATGGCGGCTGCCGGGGCGTGCGCTCCTGCTGGGGCTGCCGCTCACGCTCGGCATCACCGCGGTGCTCGGGATCTGGTTGCTCGGGCTGGACTGGGCGAGCGCGTTGCTCGTCGCGGCCGTCCTCGCCCCGACCGACCCGGTCTTCGCCAGCGCGATCGTCGGGCGGGAGGAGATCCCGCAGCGCACGCGCAGTCTGTTGAACGTCGAGTCCGGGCTCAACGACGGTCTGGCGCTCCCGCTCGTGCTCGTGTTCCTGGCCGTCGCTGCAGGCGAGCACGCAGAAGTGGGGGTCCTCGCGGTCGAACTCCTGCTCGGTGTCGTCCTCGGTGTGGCAGTGCCCGTCGCGGTGCGCCTGCTGTTCGCCCTGCCGTTCTTCCGGGCGACCCCGCTCTACGCCACCCTGACGCCGGTGGCAGTCGGTCTGCTGACCTTCGGGCTCGCGCAGGTGCTCGATGCGAACCTCTACCTCGCCGCCTTCGCGTGCGGGATCACGATCGCGAGCATCGCGCCGCAGACCCGCGACGCTTTCCGGGAGTTCGGGGAACTCGTCAGCGAGGTCGTGAAGCTCCTCGCCATCCTCGTGTTCGGAACGCTGATCAGCCCGTCCCTGCTCGCGGACGTCGGCGTGCTCGGCTACGTGTTCGCGGTGCTGCTGCTCGTGCTGGCTCGGCCGCTCGCCGTCGAGATCGCGCTCGCGCGGAGCGGACTGGACCGGTGGGAGCGGCTGACGGCGGCGTGGTTCGGACCGAAGGGGTTCGCGAGCGTGCTGTACGGGCTCCTCGTGCTCGGCAGCGGTGTTCCCGACGCGGAGCGGCTCTTCCACGTGATCGTGGTCGCCGTCGTGCTGTCGATCATCGCGCACTCCTCGACCGACGTCCCCATCGCGGATGCCTTCGCCCGGCGCGCGGCCCGCGACTCGGAGCGGGCTCGCGCCTCCGGACGCTGA
- a CDS encoding aldehyde dehydrogenase family protein, protein MSNDDGRYSGFDQLAIDGRWRPGSSDRTGQDIDPWTGETIVEISLASQDDVDAAYDAARRAQVAWARTTTAERAQVMMRAVQVFDARKDEIVDWLVQEAGSTRFKAEFEWETARAVTQEAASFPYRAHGEIRGSDIPGKENRAYREPLGVVCVISPWNFPLQLSQRSVAPALALGNAVVLKPASDTPVTGGLLLAKVFEEAGLPAGLLNVVVGSGSEIGDYVVEHEVPKLVSFTGSTAVGQHIGALATGGDHIKRVALELGGNAPFVVLDDADVEQAARAAVFSRFLHQGQVCMSTNRIVVDTTVYEAFVEAFVRRVGALRVGDVDDPGTFIGPIINDAQLDALRQKIATAHDEGARQVLGGEPQGRVLPPHVFVDVTQDMSLAREESFGPIVPIIRAADEDDALRIANDTEYGLSSAVFTADLDRGAEFARRIDAGMTHVNDTSDEDEANAPFGGEKNSGLGRFRGDWIIDELTRLHWVSVQRTPRDYPLV, encoded by the coding sequence ATGAGCAACGATGACGGACGGTACAGCGGCTTCGACCAGCTGGCGATCGACGGGAGGTGGCGCCCCGGATCGTCCGACCGCACTGGGCAGGACATCGACCCGTGGACCGGCGAGACGATCGTGGAGATCTCCCTGGCGTCCCAGGACGACGTCGACGCCGCGTACGACGCAGCCCGCCGCGCCCAGGTGGCGTGGGCCCGGACGACGACGGCCGAACGCGCGCAGGTCATGATGCGCGCCGTCCAGGTGTTCGACGCGCGCAAGGACGAGATCGTCGACTGGCTCGTGCAGGAGGCCGGGAGCACCCGGTTCAAGGCCGAGTTCGAGTGGGAAACGGCACGCGCGGTCACGCAGGAGGCAGCGTCGTTCCCGTACCGGGCGCACGGGGAGATCCGCGGGTCGGACATCCCCGGCAAGGAGAACCGCGCCTACCGTGAACCGCTCGGTGTGGTGTGTGTGATCAGCCCCTGGAACTTCCCCCTGCAGCTGTCGCAGCGCTCCGTGGCGCCAGCGCTCGCCCTCGGCAACGCGGTCGTGCTGAAGCCGGCGAGCGACACCCCGGTCACCGGCGGACTGCTGCTCGCGAAGGTGTTCGAGGAGGCGGGACTGCCGGCAGGGCTCCTCAACGTCGTGGTGGGTTCCGGCAGTGAGATCGGGGACTACGTGGTGGAGCACGAGGTGCCGAAGCTCGTGTCCTTCACCGGTTCCACGGCGGTGGGCCAGCACATCGGTGCCCTGGCGACCGGTGGCGACCACATCAAGCGGGTCGCACTGGAACTCGGGGGCAACGCGCCGTTCGTCGTGCTCGACGACGCCGACGTCGAGCAGGCCGCGCGGGCTGCCGTGTTCAGCCGCTTCCTCCACCAGGGCCAGGTGTGCATGAGCACGAACAGGATCGTGGTCGACACCACGGTGTACGAGGCGTTCGTCGAGGCGTTCGTCCGACGGGTCGGCGCGCTGCGTGTCGGGGACGTCGACGACCCGGGGACGTTCATCGGTCCGATCATCAACGACGCGCAGCTCGACGCGCTGCGGCAGAAGATCGCCACCGCGCACGACGAGGGTGCCCGGCAGGTGCTCGGTGGGGAGCCGCAGGGAAGGGTCCTCCCTCCGCACGTGTTCGTCGACGTCACCCAGGACATGTCCCTCGCTCGCGAGGAGTCGTTCGGCCCGATCGTGCCGATCATCCGCGCGGCCGACGAGGACGACGCCCTCCGGATCGCCAACGACACCGAGTACGGACTCTCCAGCGCGGTGTTCACCGCCGACCTCGACCGAGGAGCGGAGTTCGCGCGGCGCATCGACGCGGGCATGACGCACGTCAACGACACGAGCGACGAGGACGAGGCGAACGCGCCCTTCGGGGGCGAGAAGAACTCGGGCCTCGGCAGGTTCCGTGGCGACTGGATCATCGACGAGCTGACCCGACTGCACTGGGTCTCCGTCCAGCGGACGCCGCGGGACTACCCGCTCGTCTAG
- a CDS encoding M20/M25/M40 family metallo-hydrolase has protein sequence MGHQTDTGTDADSATDTDAEERTSAAPWPTGVDDVAAGLRAAQDEIVEQLSDWVRIPSVASQPERTLDVQRSARWLAGAMRAVGLRTEVLDAGGSPAVYGEWLVDPALPTVLVYSHHDVRHAKPEEWVETAPFSPVLRDGRLYGRGASDAKGQVVAHLWGLRAHLGTRDDGRPAVNLKYLVEGEEELGSTHLADLLDSDHERFACDVVVFSDTLQWKAGNPAVVTSMRGMTGGTLTVTGPARDVHSGAASGPAPNPVHALVRVLAAMHDTDGRITIPGFLDDVDELTEERRQELRDLDFDPDVWVERTETTSITGEVGHTVEERLWARPSIEVLTLLAGDPTGFPRAVIPSQATAELSIRTVPGQHVSAVAAQLRAFVAEQMPDGVTHELEIPEESGQDPYVTPSGPALDALVRAIERGHRTETAGRMGNAGGGPAELMGRVLGAPVLFIGTGLPEDHWHASDESVSVQMLLDGAASIAYLLEELGDALR, from the coding sequence GTGGGACACCAGACGGACACCGGGACGGACGCCGACAGTGCGACGGACACCGACGCCGAGGAGCGGACGAGCGCGGCGCCCTGGCCGACAGGGGTGGACGACGTCGCCGCGGGCCTCCGGGCGGCGCAGGACGAGATCGTCGAGCAGCTGTCGGACTGGGTGCGGATCCCGTCCGTGGCGTCGCAGCCGGAACGAACGCTGGACGTGCAACGGTCCGCGCGGTGGCTCGCCGGCGCGATGCGTGCCGTCGGACTGCGCACCGAGGTGCTGGACGCCGGCGGGTCACCAGCCGTGTACGGCGAGTGGCTCGTCGATCCGGCGCTGCCGACGGTCCTCGTCTACAGCCACCACGACGTCCGGCACGCGAAGCCCGAGGAGTGGGTCGAGACCGCGCCGTTCTCCCCCGTCCTGCGCGACGGCCGGTTGTACGGCCGGGGCGCCTCGGACGCCAAGGGCCAGGTGGTCGCGCACCTCTGGGGGTTGCGGGCGCACCTCGGCACGCGCGACGACGGGCGACCGGCCGTGAACCTGAAGTACCTGGTCGAGGGCGAGGAGGAGCTCGGGTCGACGCACCTCGCGGACCTGCTCGACTCGGACCACGAGCGGTTCGCCTGCGACGTCGTGGTCTTCTCCGACACGCTGCAGTGGAAGGCGGGGAACCCAGCCGTGGTCACCTCGATGCGCGGGATGACCGGCGGCACCCTCACCGTCACCGGCCCGGCGCGGGACGTCCACAGCGGGGCGGCATCCGGTCCGGCCCCGAACCCGGTGCACGCCCTGGTCCGGGTGCTCGCGGCGATGCACGACACCGACGGTCGGATCACGATCCCGGGGTTCCTCGACGACGTCGACGAGCTCACGGAGGAGCGGCGACAGGAGCTCCGCGACCTGGACTTCGACCCGGACGTCTGGGTGGAGCGCACCGAGACGACGAGCATCACCGGCGAGGTCGGCCACACGGTCGAGGAACGGCTCTGGGCGCGCCCGTCCATCGAGGTCCTCACCCTGCTCGCCGGCGACCCGACGGGGTTCCCGCGGGCCGTCATCCCGAGCCAGGCGACCGCGGAGCTGAGCATCCGGACCGTCCCGGGCCAGCACGTCTCCGCCGTGGCGGCGCAGCTCCGGGCGTTCGTCGCCGAGCAGATGCCCGACGGCGTCACCCATGAGCTCGAGATCCCGGAGGAGTCCGGTCAGGACCCGTACGTCACACCGTCCGGGCCGGCGCTCGACGCGCTCGTGCGGGCGATCGAACGGGGACACAGGACCGAGACGGCCGGGCGGATGGGCAACGCCGGCGGTGGCCCGGCGGAACTGATGGGCCGCGTGCTGGGAGCACCGGTGCTCTTCATCGGCACCGGGCTGCCCGAGGACCACTGGCACGCGAGCGACGAGAGCGTCTCGGTGCAGATGCTCCTCGACGGTGCCGCTTCGATCGCGTACCTGCTCGAGGAGCTCGGGGACGCGCTGCGCTGA
- a CDS encoding nitrate reductase, with product MPDRIADIWGTRTPFGRDELWPVRLDQKLADGVDEADVDRWVQSACTLCSNGCACDIAVLGDRMVGVRGRTADVVNHGRLGPKGLFGSWQGMQGQDRLTRPLIRVDGELVEADWGSAMDMIVARSRELLEAKGPLSHGFYTSGQLYLEEYYALGIIGKAGLGTPHMDGNTRLCTATAAAAMKESFGSDGQPGSYEDIDSCDAIVLYGHNMAETQTVLWMRVLDRIAGRDRPLVICVDPRETEVARHADVHLPVRPGTNLALMNGLVRELFHNGWVDEDYLGAHTVGVDELRETVEQWTPEAVAETCGVDADDVRRAAQIIGTSERVLSTVLQGFYQASQATAAACQVNNLHLLRGMLGRPGCGILQMNGQPTAQNTRETGADGDLPGFRNWENPEHVAELADLWGVDVDRIPHWSPPTHAMQIFRYVEQGSIEFLWVSATNPAVSMPQSGRIREVLAKEGLFLVVQDLYLTETAMLADVVLPAAGWGEKQGAFTNVNRTVHLADKAVDPPGEARSDLDIFLDYSRRMGFRRIDGSPLLDWNGPEDGFRAWQECTRGRLCDYTGITYERLRGGSGIPWPCNDEHPDGTSRLYADGVFRTGMADAETYGHDLLTGATVGPTAYSAMRVDGRAILKPAVYQPPHEEPSDEYPLRYTTGRTVYQFHTRTRTGRARQLRRAAPSAWVELSVPDAARLGIEEGDVVRVRSPRGEIVVPARVGDVREGTVFAPFHYGYWDRGDIGPDGRATAANELTATEWDPVSKQPLFKVAAVHVEKVADADGPSAAPTTAASRPARPDRVPATVGGPDAEVEERVRAAAPPRAEDQGGR from the coding sequence ATGCCCGACAGGATCGCAGACATCTGGGGGACCAGGACCCCGTTCGGGCGTGACGAGCTGTGGCCCGTCCGCCTCGACCAGAAGCTCGCGGACGGTGTCGATGAAGCCGACGTCGACCGGTGGGTGCAGTCGGCGTGCACCCTCTGCAGCAACGGCTGCGCGTGCGACATCGCTGTGCTGGGAGACCGGATGGTCGGCGTGCGCGGCCGGACCGCGGACGTGGTGAACCACGGTCGGCTCGGGCCGAAGGGGCTGTTCGGGTCGTGGCAGGGCATGCAGGGTCAGGACCGCCTCACCCGTCCCCTGATCCGTGTCGACGGTGAACTCGTCGAGGCGGACTGGGGCAGCGCGATGGACATGATCGTCGCGCGGAGTCGAGAGCTCCTGGAGGCGAAGGGGCCGCTGTCGCACGGGTTCTACACGAGCGGGCAGCTGTACCTCGAGGAGTACTACGCCCTCGGCATCATCGGCAAGGCCGGGCTCGGCACCCCGCACATGGACGGCAACACCCGTCTGTGCACTGCGACGGCCGCCGCCGCCATGAAGGAGAGCTTCGGGTCGGACGGGCAGCCCGGCAGCTACGAGGACATCGACTCCTGCGACGCGATCGTGCTCTACGGGCACAACATGGCCGAGACCCAGACGGTGCTCTGGATGCGGGTGCTCGATCGGATCGCCGGCCGCGATCGCCCGCTCGTCATCTGCGTCGACCCGCGTGAGACCGAGGTCGCGAGGCACGCCGACGTCCACCTGCCCGTCCGTCCCGGCACGAACCTGGCGCTGATGAACGGGCTCGTCCGTGAGCTCTTCCACAACGGTTGGGTCGACGAGGACTACCTCGGTGCCCACACGGTCGGCGTCGACGAGCTCCGGGAGACCGTCGAGCAGTGGACACCGGAGGCGGTCGCGGAGACGTGCGGGGTGGACGCCGACGACGTCCGCCGCGCCGCGCAGATCATCGGCACCAGTGAGCGCGTGCTGTCCACGGTGCTGCAGGGCTTCTACCAGGCGTCGCAGGCGACGGCAGCGGCCTGTCAGGTGAACAACCTGCACCTGTTGCGGGGCATGCTCGGGCGGCCCGGCTGCGGCATCCTGCAGATGAACGGACAGCCGACGGCACAGAACACCCGCGAGACCGGCGCGGACGGGGACCTGCCGGGGTTCCGGAACTGGGAGAACCCCGAGCACGTCGCTGAACTCGCCGACCTGTGGGGCGTCGACGTCGACCGGATCCCGCACTGGTCACCCCCCACGCACGCGATGCAGATCTTCCGGTACGTCGAACAGGGGAGCATCGAGTTCCTCTGGGTGTCGGCGACGAACCCGGCGGTGTCCATGCCGCAGTCGGGCAGGATCCGAGAGGTCCTCGCGAAGGAGGGCCTGTTCCTCGTGGTGCAGGACCTCTACCTGACCGAGACCGCGATGCTGGCCGATGTGGTGCTGCCCGCCGCCGGATGGGGGGAGAAGCAGGGCGCGTTCACCAACGTGAACCGCACCGTGCACTTGGCGGACAAGGCCGTCGACCCGCCGGGGGAGGCGCGCAGCGACCTCGACATCTTCCTCGACTACTCGCGGCGGATGGGCTTCCGTCGGATCGACGGATCGCCGCTGCTCGACTGGAACGGCCCGGAGGACGGGTTCCGCGCGTGGCAGGAGTGCACGCGTGGGAGACTCTGCGACTACACCGGGATCACCTACGAGCGGCTGCGCGGGGGCAGCGGGATCCCGTGGCCGTGCAACGACGAGCACCCGGACGGCACCTCGCGACTGTACGCCGATGGCGTGTTCCGCACCGGCATGGCGGACGCCGAGACGTACGGCCACGACCTGCTCACCGGGGCCACCGTCGGACCGACGGCCTACTCCGCGATGCGCGTCGACGGAAGAGCGATCCTCAAGCCGGCGGTGTACCAGCCGCCGCACGAGGAACCGAGTGACGAGTACCCCCTCCGGTACACCACCGGCCGCACCGTCTACCAGTTCCACACCCGCACCCGCACGGGACGTGCCAGGCAGCTCCGTCGGGCGGCTCCGAGCGCCTGGGTCGAGCTGTCCGTCCCGGATGCCGCCCGACTCGGCATCGAGGAGGGGGACGTCGTCCGCGTGCGCTCCCCGCGCGGTGAGATCGTCGTCCCTGCACGGGTCGGGGACGTCCGCGAGGGAACCGTGTTCGCCCCGTTCCACTACGGCTACTGGGATCGAGGCGACATCGGACCGGACGGCCGCGCGACCGCGGCGAACGAGCTGACCGCGACGGAGTGGGACCCCGTGTCGAAGCAACCCCTCTTCAAGGTCGCAGCCGTGCACGTCGAGAAGGTCGCGGACGCCGACGGGCCGTCCGCGGCCCCCACGACCGCCGCCTCCCGGCCAGCCCGCCCGGACCGCGTCCCCGCGACCGTCGGCGGCCCCGATGCCGAGGTCGAGGAACGTGTCCGCGCCGCCGCGCCTCCCCGCGCCGAAGACCAAGGAGGACGATGA
- a CDS encoding DUF4396 domain-containing protein: MQAEELATGDFPAALTAVCIALLAVAIACAVFVVGDLLRRPQSMAVMNAVWPLTMLFGSVVWLVFYLRVGRAPRRGSHTSGRHHGRWTSVATGTSHCGAGCAVGDLVGEFTLVAVPALGAVVGLGTLYQERMFAAWIIDLVIAFAVGILFQYFSIAPMRDLSPGEGLVAALKADTLSIAAWQVGMYGLMAIGQFAVLPALLGGRASVLTPEFWVLMQLAMAAGFICSYPVNWWLIRRGVKEAM; encoded by the coding sequence ATGCAGGCGGAGGAACTGGCGACCGGCGACTTCCCGGCGGCACTCACGGCGGTCTGCATCGCGCTGCTGGCGGTCGCGATCGCGTGTGCCGTGTTCGTCGTCGGGGACCTGCTTCGGCGGCCGCAGTCGATGGCGGTCATGAACGCGGTGTGGCCGCTGACGATGCTGTTCGGCAGTGTGGTGTGGCTGGTGTTCTACCTGCGTGTCGGCCGGGCACCCCGCCGTGGTTCGCACACCTCCGGCCGGCACCATGGGCGGTGGACGAGCGTCGCCACGGGGACGAGCCACTGCGGCGCTGGTTGCGCGGTCGGTGACCTCGTCGGCGAGTTCACGCTCGTCGCGGTCCCGGCGCTCGGGGCGGTCGTCGGCCTCGGTACGTTGTACCAGGAGCGGATGTTCGCGGCGTGGATCATCGATCTCGTGATCGCCTTCGCTGTCGGGATCCTCTTCCAGTACTTCTCGATCGCGCCGATGCGCGACTTGTCACCGGGCGAGGGGCTCGTGGCGGCGCTCAAGGCGGACACGCTGTCGATCGCGGCGTGGCAGGTCGGCATGTACGGGCTGATGGCGATCGGCCAGTTCGCGGTGCTCCCCGCCCTGCTCGGGGGCCGTGCGTCGGTCCTCACGCCCGAGTTCTGGGTCCTCATGCAGCTCGCGATGGCCGCCGGGTTCATCTGCTCCTACCCCGTCAACTGGTGGCTCATCCGCCGCGGTGTCAAGGAAGCCATGTGA
- a CDS encoding DUF6457 domain-containing protein has protein sequence MTEPAALDGWAGRVSDALELPGTAVDIGAVLDLARDTAHGVTRAAAPLTSYLVGVAVGRGAALPDAIATVQRCIEDQG, from the coding sequence ATGACGGAACCGGCAGCACTCGACGGATGGGCGGGGCGCGTGTCCGACGCGCTCGAGCTCCCCGGAACGGCCGTGGACATCGGTGCCGTGCTCGATCTGGCGCGTGACACCGCGCACGGTGTGACCCGCGCCGCCGCCCCCCTCACCAGCTACCTCGTCGGAGTCGCCGTCGGCCGTGGAGCGGCGCTCCCGGACGCGATCGCCACCGTGCAGCGGTGCATCGAGGACCAGGGGTGA
- a CDS encoding NTP transferase domain-containing protein has translation MSDVDAVLLAGGRARRLHGVDKAMLVLDGRPLLMHGLDAVADARCRVVVGPVRDGLPDDVRWAREYPPFGGPVAALAAGLEVLSSSGTPAPLVVVLATDLPAVRVALDAVSEAARSAGAPDGGGPSDTARTDGWVAVDPGGRRQPLLAVYRTAALAAAVAALDGTGHGPAGASMRELLAGLRLVDVPLSDALTADIDTPTQRDAVLGVAAAAVGEPRSVGSTTRAGRTEDTR, from the coding sequence GTGAGCGACGTGGACGCCGTGCTCCTCGCCGGAGGGCGAGCGAGACGCCTGCACGGAGTCGACAAGGCGATGCTGGTGCTCGACGGGCGGCCCCTGCTCATGCACGGGCTCGACGCCGTCGCGGACGCACGGTGCCGCGTCGTCGTCGGACCGGTGCGGGACGGTCTGCCCGACGACGTCCGGTGGGCGCGCGAGTACCCGCCGTTCGGCGGACCGGTCGCAGCCCTCGCCGCCGGCCTGGAGGTGCTGTCCTCGTCGGGCACGCCGGCTCCGCTCGTCGTCGTGCTCGCCACCGACCTGCCAGCGGTCCGGGTCGCCCTCGATGCGGTCAGCGAAGCGGCCCGTTCCGCCGGTGCACCTGATGGAGGCGGTCCGAGCGACACGGCGCGCACTGACGGATGGGTGGCCGTCGACCCGGGCGGCCGCCGACAGCCGCTGCTCGCGGTGTACCGCACGGCAGCACTTGCGGCAGCGGTCGCCGCGCTGGACGGCACCGGGCACGGTCCGGCCGGCGCGTCGATGCGGGAACTGCTGGCGGGGCTGCGGCTCGTGGACGTACCACTGTCGGACGCGCTGACGGCGGACATCGACACCCCGACGCAGCGCGACGCCGTCCTCGGCGTCGCCGCTGCTGCCGTCGGGGAACCGCGCTCGGTCGGGTCGACCACGCGGGCTGGACGAACGGAGGACACCAGATGA
- a CDS encoding HPP family protein, with the protein MTSSRPAPGAPDRGRSVPGAIRAGLLCLVVLVLAGAVGLATRQPWLFPSLGPTVMLFFTAPRQPSSRPLNTVVGHLVAIGVGYGCLLAFGLSGAAPAPTGGLTIPYIAAAAVSVAVTTLVLQLVRLPHPPAGASTLIVSLGILSAPVQLLDMVGAVLLVTAAGWALQRLVPGRS; encoded by the coding sequence GTGACCTCGTCCCGTCCCGCACCTGGCGCGCCCGACCGTGGTCGCTCGGTCCCCGGCGCGATCCGGGCTGGGCTGCTGTGCCTGGTCGTGCTCGTCCTGGCGGGAGCCGTGGGCCTCGCGACACGGCAACCGTGGCTGTTCCCGAGCCTCGGCCCGACCGTGATGCTGTTCTTCACCGCACCACGGCAGCCGTCATCGCGCCCCCTCAACACCGTCGTCGGTCACCTGGTGGCCATCGGTGTCGGCTACGGCTGTCTCCTCGCGTTCGGGCTGTCCGGTGCAGCGCCGGCGCCGACCGGCGGTCTCACCATCCCCTACATCGCAGCCGCTGCGGTGTCCGTCGCGGTGACGACCCTCGTGCTGCAACTCGTCCGGCTCCCGCACCCGCCGGCCGGGGCATCGACGTTGATCGTGAGCCTGGGCATCCTGAGCGCGCCGGTCCAACTGCTCGACATGGTCGGTGCCGTCCTCCTCGTGACCGCAGCCGGGTGGGCCCTGCAACGGCTCGTGCCCGGGCGCTCGTGA